From the genome of Podarcis muralis chromosome 3, rPodMur119.hap1.1, whole genome shotgun sequence:
tttccctcctcacagaggtgcatctggcaccttcactatgcAGGTTTCAAGGAAGtcctgaagatgcacctctttatccAGGCCTTTGGACAACTGAGATGTGTCTTTTCTGGACCCACTCTATTTCTGTGACcctaatttgttttaactgttttcattCTGAATTTTAATTTCTGCAAGCTGCCCTAGGAACTGCATGTGAAGAGTgggtaatgataatgatgatgataatttaataCTTCAGTTACCTTGCCTTCTTTGATGTCAATGCCTTGTTTTCATTTAGTTTTCTCCCACCACTTTCTAAAAAGAACAAATAAGTTTATTGCTTGATATACATAATTTGCAAAACTATTATAAATTAAGACCCATGCTCACACATCCACACATCCCTTATTTTCCAAGAATACAACCAAAAAAGAGGTAGGGGGAATACATGTGTGCAAGGTGCCCAGTTTTTCTATATGATGTACTACGTTTACAGAAATATGCTGCCTTTATACAGATGATTCAATCAGAACATTTCACAAATTTAGTTCTGATTAGTACTTCAGTGTTCTTTGAATAACTGAACTAATTAAATCAATTAAAGTTTAAcagacagattttttaaaactccCAGGTTACTTGGTACCAAACCCAGGATTCCTGTTGAGGTTTTCCAGGAAAACAAGGAGTTTTCCTACCCTTGTTTTGAGCCTGGAGATGGGCAGTGGGATCTCTGCCACTGGAGttgataaaataaaatgagtgAATGAGTAATACCCAATGAATGAGAAAATTGATGGAAGTTCTAAAAAGAACTTTAAAGAATCATCCAAATTCTGTGCTACTGTAAAAAAAACTTTCAAGTCGTAAGTATGTCCTACTTGCCCACTTTTCTCCATTTCCCACTGCCTATACTGTATAACTGCATTTCTCAccatccccttctctctctttcctaagCCTCACCACAAAACCAGCTGTCTCTCCCAAGTCCTACGGCTTATCTCAGTTTGTAAGCACACTCTTGCACTGCTCCTGGCAGCTGTATGGGCCATCTTTCCTGGCCCAAAGAGCCAAAGCAGTATATATTGGATAGGAGTCTGCAGTGCTCACagtggtgtggggtgtgtgggtgcaTGAGGGAGGCATTTTTTTCTATTTGTTACTCTGCCTAAGCCTAAATAAATTGCTACTGGCATCAAAATAACAGATCTGTAGCAAATTGCATCTCTGGACCATAACATAAATGAGACAAACACTTGCATATAAGCATCTGAAATAAGATTGCAAAAAATAATGCACCTTGAAGGTAATCTACTCACATTTCAAGGTTTGCTTATCAATAAATGTTAGAAAGAATATCTACTGAAGTGATTAGATAGTATTTAGAAATACCTGTGGTGTTTCTTGCACCATCTTTCCATGTATCAGGTGTAATTACAGTACCAAGTTTTCTCTCACCTATGGAAAAACAGAAATGCAAAGGCTGTGATATACCAATCTATGTTTTGGAAGTCTTTTGAGAACACACCACATATTTCATTAGGCCCACCTTCAAATTAGTTCAACTATTTGAACATGGGTAATACAGTATAGGTAATACTATTAATCCACTACTATTACTAATCCCTTTGAAAAGTAGACATCCATAGCTGATAAACAAAGCTCATGCAGGCCTACCAGGCTGAGTGGTCATCATCAACGAACATACAAAggacccttccagatccaaccaAAGACCAACTAGTTCAGCACTCTATTTCCCATGGAAGTGGGATATGAAAACAAGAGCCCTGTCCCACTGCTgtgccccagcaactggtattcagaggcatacctcattgttagtagccactgatagctttagcCTTGCATGTTAGATGTCAATGCATCCAGCCTGCCTAATAAATGAACAATGAATTCTCAGAACACCAATAGCATGATGCACCTCATCATGATTTCACCGTTAACTcctaccccacccccatgctTTTACTGAATAGAAGTTGGAGGCACACCTCACTCTTTAGCCCCAAAATGTTTTGCTTCAGTGTGTAAATGAGTTAAGAAACCACTTGCCCATCAGCAGCCAATCCACTTGTGGTTCTGCATGAGTTACTGATGCAGAGGGCCAAGTAGGTTGGTCCCTGTAAATAAATGGGATACTGGAGCAGGCAAGCCTTAGGGcaatggtgtccaaacttttttcaaagtgggccagatttgatgaagtgaagggccctgagggctgaccaaagttgctgACCTttatttaggattgaagttgttaacttttttttaggattttaccccaaaattgttgagcttattttaggATTGAGGTTGTTAAACttattttaggattgaagttgttgagcttatttttttagggttgaagttgttggggttttttaaggattttaccccaggaaataaactgccacaggggccgtaTTAGGcccccccgaaacggactttggacatgcctgccttagggcctgatccagcagggctctaacTTATGTTTCGAAGGGAGGAAAGCCAGAACGGTGACTCATACAGagacgcctcctcctcctcctctgtaggGCGATGCCttgagggggggggcacacaagaCTCCAGAACTGCCTCCTTATACCATCTCTCTGAGAAGCGTCGCTCTATGGGTCTCTCGCGCGGAGGCTCCGCCGTTCAAAACAACGGCCGTTCAAAACGTAGCCCCCGTGACGTCACATTCTCCGCTAACCGCCGCCCCACCGTTCCTTCAGCCCCCTCCCCGAACAAACTCACACTTCTCGCACACCATGGCGAACCACCCGCGACGAAGCCTGCGGAACAGAAGCGCCGTCCCCGTCAGCTGCCACCAAAACAAACCGAGTCGGGTCCTTTCAACTTCCGGCAGTCGCCTCAGCGTCGGCACTTCCTCTTCCGGGTTCAACCGCCGCTCtctcccatttcctccctccctttcgcACGCCTATTGGTCGAGATGGATGAAAAGGGGCGGACCGCTTGTTGTGACGTCACAGAGAACACGACGGGAGGCGCTTAGCGCTGCCGGCTGGAGGAGGATGGAGCCCTTTTCCTGGTGACGGAGGGCCGTCTTTGCGAAGCCCCGCCCACTGGCTCCTTTGGGGGGGACGGCCAGGTAAGGCGGACGCAGGTGAAGACCCCCACCCCGGCTCCTCTCCTCCGAAACCCAGTTCCCTGTCTCCGGGGTTGTGGACGGCGACGAGCCCCCTTCGCCTCTTCTACGCAGTTCCCTCCCTAGAGGACAGACGTGGGCGAGCTCAAGGCTTGCAGGACCGGCTTTGCTTCCCTTCCTGCTAGAACCCCAAGGGCTGCCAATGGGAAACACGGGATTTGGGAGCCGTGTCTTGGGATGAACCTGTATGCACAGGTCCAGGTACGGTACGTCATGCACTCTGAGTCGCCACAGGGGCAGGATTTTGATTCTAAAAACTAGCCAGAGACGCAAAGCCAGCCAAGTAGGAGAGTCGTGTTTTGTTTTCTATGGACAACCTTTCTACTGACATCAAAATTCAGTTGTAAGATTTGTCAATCTGACTGCAAATCTCCCATGGATCCGCCAGTAGGTTGCCATTAAGGTCGGCCCAGGCTTGCCCAAGAACACACCCAGTTACTTCCCTTCAGTTGTATGTGAAGGGAAGGGaggagtgaaggaactgccaggaAGGCTTGCGTCTCCTTGTTTGTTCCTCTGCCTTGTTGGAAAACCCTTGATAAGTTTCACAAAGGAACCCCTGGTAGTGCAGGTGAGTCTTTGTAAGGGgaggattatgattatgatttattgaatttatataccaccctataggGACCCGGattgtgctgtgggttaaaccacagagcctaggacttgtcgatcagaaggttggtggttcgaatccccgcaacgatgtgagctcccgttgctcggtccctgctcctgccaacctagcagttcgaaagcacattaaagataaataggtaccactctggcgggaaggtaaacggcatttccatacgctgctctggttcgccagaagcagcttagtcatgctggccacatgacctggaagctgtaagctggctccctcggccaataaagcgagatgagcgtcgcgaccccagagttggccacgactggacctaatggtcaggggtccctttacctttactttactgccctatacccagaggtctcagggcagttcacagaacaaaatcaaaatataaagccacaaaatacataatcaaattaAAAGCACTCAATTGAAAGCCAGGGCATAATGATTATTAACATGTGCATACACATAGCCTGCACCAGTGACTTGCATCCTCCTAAGAGCAAGCTACTCTATTGTGACTCTGCATCCGAAGTGGTTGTCTGCTCCAATCCTGCCCAAGGCAAAGGTCTTGTTGGAATTAATCCACCCCAAAGCATAGGGTGGTTAGAAATGGGTTGAGTCACTGTTCTGGCAGCTACTCTTTTAACAGGGTCTGAGAAGCAGTAGTGACCAATCATTTCGAACCATTATGATCTTTTTCATGTGAATCAGCTTAACTGGGACCACAGAGCCAATTTTCCTTTGTGGAGCCCGTAGCCCTCTGTGATTATTATTCTTCCTCATCCTGCATCTAGTTTCTCTTATTCTACCTAGCCCTTCCTTCACCTTGTATGGTTCTCATCTACTGTTGCTGCTACTGTCGCTATCTCCAGGACTCTTGTGTGAACCTAAATCTGAGCTAAAGGTGATTGTAGAAATGTCTGTAGATTTAGAGGCAACCTTGAtaagatgcaacattttcagtGCCATGTTTTATTGCAGAAAGAGAATTTCCGTTTGTTTGTATAAGAATATAACTTCCTTAATTTGCTTCTCAACAGGTGGAAATTGAAGAGAGGACTAAAGGCAccatgaaagaaactgaaataaaaagaCTGCTGTCTGCCAATGTTATCTGTATATTCTCCATTATTGTAGCAACTGTCATTCCTTCTCTGTTTTTGGAAAACTTCTCAATCTTGGGAACACACCTGACTTGGTTATGCATCTGTTCAGCAAGTGTTGGCACTGTAAATATAGTCTTATATttcattcttaaaccaaatccatcTAATAGAAGAACTTCACTTGCCCATAAGGTAAGTTTTAATCTTGGTAAAACATAATGTTTGGAATGTCGTATAATAGTAACACTTAGTACCTTTCACATCTTTTAAATATGCATCTCATACATTTTTTGTTGCAGTCCTTCAGACAGTCCAGTAAGGTATGCCAGATGGGAGAGTAGAGCTTTAGTGCCAGCTACCTGATAAGTTCATGGCTGAGATCAGATTTTGAACTGAGTACTTCTGGGGAATCTTTTTGGCTTTGCAGGCCTAaactcatgggccaaatttgacagatgGACAGACATCAGGTGATTGGGCACTTTGAAGTCCCAAAGTTAGGACTCTGACAAGGTTAGGACAACACAAGGCTCTTTGCTTCATGGTCCTAATCTCAGGTCTAGGACTACAGTGATAATATTTGACATTTTTTACTCCCGTGTTGCATTCTTTGACTTTTCAGTTATCAAAAAGGTTATAGATCTAAggcgggcataggcaaactcggccctctagatgttttgggactacaactcccatcatccctagctaacggggcagtggtcagggatgatgggaattgtagtcccaaaacatctggagggccgagtttgcctatgcctgatctcaGGCTAGGGCCAATCCCTGTTTGATCTCAATAATTTCCATTCTCTCCTGTGTGGTTTTTGCTGATGTGTGTTCCATTTGACTTCACTGGCACATGCCTGTTTGCAAAATGAACAAAAGTAGTTCCTGTGCATCTTcatagaattcatagaatcatacagttggaacGGATCccaaagggacatctagtccaacctcctgcaatgcaggaatcttaactaaagcatccatgacagatggtcatccaatctctgcttaaaaaacctccaaggaaggagagtccacaacctcccgagggaatctgttctactgtcgaacagcttttattgttagaaagttcttcctgatgttgcgTCGGGATCTCCTTTCATgtagcttgaatccattggtttgtgtcctactttccagagcagaagaaccataagcttgctccatctttcatgtggcagccctttcgATATCTGAAGGTGActctcatgtctcctctcagtctcctcttttccaggcgaaacatacccaactccctgaactgttcctcatagggcttggtttccagacccttgataataTCTTGGTCGTTCTCCTCTGAACATGTTTTGGCTTGTCAGTATCATTCTTAAATTGTGGGGCCCAGAAAGCGTTCTCATCTAACTAAGTTCTATTCAggcaagacccactgaaattaacggacataactagcaggaccagttggGAGTTATTGAACCTAAATTAGTCAcacccattaattccagtggatcTAACCTGAGCAGAACTTGGCTGAATGCAGCCCGATGTCAATAATACTACAAGGCTTAAGCACATGCAGCTGAAACAGCTGGGTATTGTTTACCCCTGCTTCTCCCTCCTATGTTGTTGTGCCCTGTGtcaaattttagattgtaaacttCTTGGGGCAGGGACTTGTCCTCCCCTGCTTGTATAAAGTGTCATGTGTGCCATTGGCACTATATAAAtaatttctttccttctttctttctttcaaaggtGGCAAGGTTTCTAAGATGCTGTGTATACTTCTTCATGTCTTGCATCCTATTTCATGGAATAATTGTTCTTTATGGAGCGCCGCTGATAGAGTAAGTTGttttatataaaacacacacatcataAAGCACAAAGCCAAATGTCCTGTACTGTACTGCCCAAGTTTGCATACTTCATAGTAGACCCAGGCATTTGCTTGGAGTATTGTGTACTGGCCTGGTCACCTCTccttaaaaaggatattgtggagttggaaaggttcagaaaaaggccaACAAAATGGtcgaggggatggagcaactcccctaggtGGAAAGgctgcagcgtttgggacttcttagttttgGAAATAGGGGAGTTAGAGGCTACATTATAGAGGTGTTCAGAATTATGCCTGGTGAGGAGAAAGTGGATAAGTACTTCAGACAGCACATAATTAGACTATGGAATTTGGCTACCAGCTTggaaggattagacaaatgcatggaagaCAATGCCACCAGTGGCAACTAACCATAATGGCTATGTTCCATCTCCACTGGCAGAGGCaatattcttctgaataccagttgctggaaactgaaggAGAGCAGAATACTCTTGTGCTGAGATCCTCTCATTGACcagtgtgggaacaggatgctagactaggtggatccttggcctgatccagcacggctGTTGTTATGAGTGGGTGacgatgcctcttgcttgtatggatgaatgaatgtgtgtgtgtttgtctataGTCTCCTGTGTAAAGGTAAAAGAAACATTTGTTACTCTGTCTGCTTTTGGCTCTGGACCCAATCACTACTATGGTCCTTGGAAGGTGGTCCACGATGGAGTGTGGTCCTCTGTCTATTACAGAACTTAGGAAATTGAAATCCACATTGAAGAATCCTTTCTGTTGAGTTTGCCAAGGCAGACCTTGGAAGAGAGCTTCACTGACCCATATGCTGTTGCCTCCCTTTTTTCCAGGTCAGTACTGGAGACCTTCCTATTTGCAGTTCTTCTGTCCACATTTACTACACTGCACTGCTTGTGTTTGCTGGGGCCAAACATTCACATGTGGCTCAGGGTGTTCAGTAAAAACGGGTAAGTTGCATGCAGGATCCTAATTTTACTATTTTCCTCCatagattttattaaagcttaaaagaagatatacagtcatacctcatgttgcgtccacttcaggttgcgtttttttgggttgtagactgccgaaacccagaacgggttacttccaggttttggcagtcgcgcatgcgcagaagcgctaaatcacgctttgcgcagaagcgctgaatcgcaacccgtgcgtgcgcagacacacAGAAACGGGtcgcgaacgctgcgggttgcgaatgtgcatcccacatggatcacgttcacaacccgagcgtccactgtacaaagATTAATATTAAATACAACATATCTTTTGCAACACTAAAagataaaaaagtaaaaacaaagaaaGCGAAAGGGGGAAAATAGGGCTTCTGATTCTTTGACTGTCAGCCATGTAAAAAAAGCATTCAAAACATTCACTGCAACTATTCTACTTTCTATAAAACGGCGTTTTCTTCAATCCTCAAATCCAGATACCATAAGTTCACTTTCTTTTTTGTGCAAAAATTCCATAATGGGTTTCCAGTCATTAATAAATATCAAcaatgatttttctctaattaaacatgtCAACTTCTCCATGTCAGCCAAGTCCAGTAATTTCAGCAACCATTCCCCCATAGTAGGTAATGATAaatctttccatctttgtgcatataaaCGTCTCACCACTGTAATCATTTAATGAAATAATCTTCCATAATCCTTTTCTAATTGTATATCTATTGGTCCTAAAAGGAAAAGTTCTGGCTTCAGTTGAAATCTTCTGTAATCTTCTGTATGATTTGTATCCAATATTTCTTAGCTTTTTCATGTGTCCACCAAGCATGGCAAAATCTCCCTTCATATTTTTCACACTTCCAGCAAACATTTGGAATGCCTTTATATGTTCTGAATAATTTCGCAGGAGTTAAATACCAATGAGCCCGTTTCCTAATTTTACATTACCACGAGTGTATTTCTTTTATGTTTAGGAAACCCTACTAAAACCAATTAAATACTAAGATTGAAACAAGCTGAGTGTAGCTAACATCTCAACACCCAATCATTATCCTCAAAGCAGTCTCGTATGATTATAACCTTCTGAAGGAAGGACCACATGTGAACGGGTGGAAAAGGCACagcagattacagtggtgcctcgcaagacgaaattaattcgttccgcgagttttgtcgtcttgcgatttttttcgtcttgcaaagcacggtgtcggaaaagtttcggaaaaacttcaaaaatcaccaaagtcttgaAAACCCCCAAAagaggctaccacaccgtgtgctatgagttgctcctcgaagtcaagtcgcaactgtattaacggtgttaagaaaaaggaaacaaacttgcaagacatttgcgtcttgcgaagcaagcccatagggaaaatcgtcttgtgaagcagctcaaaaaacaaaaaaccctttcgtctagcgagttttctgtcttgcgaggcattcgtcttgcgaggtaccactgtattcactaagGGTGATCGGTTTAGTAAAAACAGTGTCTAAATTTATTAAAACGTCCATTgttggattttgttgttgtttggaaaaCTGGAGAAATGTGGTACATGTTAGTTTGAAAACTCATtttgagcagggatggggagcttgaAACATTTAAATAGAAATTCAAGGATTGGAATCAAACCGGAAAGTGTGAGATCAAGCTTGCTTTTCTCACAGTTTGCCTTGTTTCCTTTACATTCTTCAGTGTGTGTATTGACGTGGATAAAAGGGAGTCCTTGCATCCCTGAAGGCCAAAACATGAAAGGGCTGTAATTATTGCTAAAATTATCACATCGTTTTGGAAAGCTAGGCTTGCTATTGAGCTGAATCAGGCAGCACGTCACAGTCTTGTGATCAGTGATATTTCTGATAGGAACCTGCcacataccaagtcagaccagggGTTCATCTCGCTCAGTACTGCCTTCACTGGCCGGCAGcaactctctggggtttcagacaagggtttctcccagccctgccttgagatgccaaggactgaacctgggaccatctgcatacAAATcggatactctaccactgagctacagcctttcctccTCAGATGTGATCCACTGAGTCTGCTTCATTTTGTGCCTGTGCTTATTCTATtgttaattattgttgttgtttcgtcgtttagtcgtgtccaactcttcgtgaccccatggaccagagcacaccaggcactcctgtcttccactgcctcccgcagtttggtcaaactcatgctggtagcttcgagaacactgtccaaccatctcgtcctctgtcatccccttctccttgtgccctccatctttcccaacatcagggtcttttccagggagtcttctcttctcgtgaggtggccaaagtattggagcctcagcttcaggatctgtccttccagtgagcactcagggctgatttccttaagaatggagaggtttgatcttcttgcagtccatgggactctcaagagtctcctccagcaccataattcaaaaccattaattcttcgacgatcagccttctttatggtccagctctcacttccatacatcactactggtctATTGTTAATAGGGAGATGCAAACATAGACAGACCCTGTATAACTTTAGCATGGGATTTCAAACtctctttcttatttttaaagtggCAAACAGCAACAAGAAAGCAGTTCTCACCCCTACCCCAATGCCTCGACACTTTTGGTGAATGTTTAGCTTTATTTTCTGGATCTTGTGTGCTCTttaagaaa
Proteins encoded in this window:
- the PIGF gene encoding GPI ethanolamine phosphate transferase, stabilizing subunit isoform X1; amino-acid sequence: MNLYAQVQVEIEERTKGTMKETEIKRLLSANVICIFSIIVATVIPSLFLENFSILGTHLTWLCICSASVGTVNIVLYFILKPNPSNRRTSLAHKVARFLRCCVYFFMSCILFHGIIVLYGAPLIESVLETFLFAVLLSTFTTLHCLCLLGPNIHMWLRVFSKNGAMSIWDSSLQITAMCSVVGAWLGAFPIPLDWDRPWQVWPISCSLGATFGYVAGLLIAPLWIYWNRKQLTYKSR
- the PIGF gene encoding GPI ethanolamine phosphate transferase, stabilizing subunit isoform X2 — its product is MKETEIKRLLSANVICIFSIIVATVIPSLFLENFSILGTHLTWLCICSASVGTVNIVLYFILKPNPSNRRTSLAHKVARFLRCCVYFFMSCILFHGIIVLYGAPLIESVLETFLFAVLLSTFTTLHCLCLLGPNIHMWLRVFSKNGAMSIWDSSLQITAMCSVVGAWLGAFPIPLDWDRPWQVWPISCSLGATFGYVAGLLIAPLWIYWNRKQLTYKSR